From the genome of Vicia villosa cultivar HV-30 ecotype Madison, WI linkage group LG2, Vvil1.0, whole genome shotgun sequence, one region includes:
- the LOC131648025 gene encoding calcium-binding protein KRP1-like: MELDNFGMDFEDYFPSMIGSLGAEGFIGELCNGFRLLMDVNKGLITFESLKVNCFMLGLEVRDDELLSMLMEGDLDGDGALNQMEFCILMFRLSPCLMDGPKMCTNTHQGVQGVVDPMLM; the protein is encoded by the coding sequence ATGGAATTGGATAATTTTGGTATGGATTTTGAGGACTACTTTCCATCCATGATTGGAAGTTTAGGAGCAGAAGGGTTTATTGGAGAACTTTGCAATGGGTTTCGTTTGCTCATGGATGTTAACAAAGGTCTCATAACATTTGAGAGCTTGAAGGTGAATTGTTTCATGCTTGGTTTGGAGGTTAGGGATGATGAACTCTTGTCCATGCTAATGGAAGGTGATTTGGATGGAGATGGTGCTTTGAATCAAATGGAGTTTTGCATTCTCATGTTTAGGTTGAGTCCATGTTTAATGGATGGACCTAAAATGTGCACCAATACTCATCAAGGTGTGCAAGGTGTGGTGGATCCAATGTTAATGTAA